Proteins co-encoded in one Papaver somniferum cultivar HN1 chromosome 5, ASM357369v1, whole genome shotgun sequence genomic window:
- the LOC113277760 gene encoding early light-induced protein, chloroplastic-like codes for MATASINHSILANHVSRVRTQTPRNASFSVRCMAEEKQPQQPMTTSSGTTPPPAAAQTPVATPTFPPPRAAPKKMSTKFGDLLAFSGPAPERINGRLAMIGFVAAMGVEVARGTDVAAQLADGGLPWFVITSVVLSVASLIPLSQGVSVESKSDGLMSSSAEMWNGRAAMLGLVALVLTEVAKGGALI; via the exons ATGGCTACTGCTTCAATTAATCACTCGATCTTGGCTAACCATGTCAGCCGTGTCCGAACCCAAACACCAAGAAATGCTAGTTTCAGTGTTCGTTGCATGGCTGAGGAAAAACAACCACAACAACCAATGACAACCAGTAGTGGTACCACTccaccaccagcagcagcacagacTCCAGTTGCAACTCCTACTTTTCCACCACCTCGTGCTGCACCCAAG AAAATGAGCACAAAGTTTGGCGATTTGTTAGCATTCAGTGGTCCAGCACCGGAGAGAATTAACGGCAGACTTGCCATGATTGGGTTTGTTGCTGCTATGGGAGTAGAAGTTGCTAGAGGTACTGACGTCGCAGCACAATTGGCTGATGGAGGACTTCCATGGTTTGTAATAACCAGTGTTGTGCTATCAGTGGCCTCTCTTATACCGTTGTCTCAAGGCGTCAGTGTTGAATCAAAATCAGATGGGTTGATGTCTTCAAGTGCTGAAATGTGGAACGGTAGAGCTGCAATGTTGGGTTTGGTTGCATTAGTGCTTACTGAGGTTGCCAAAGGTGGAGCTctaatttaa
- the LOC113277761 gene encoding early light-induced protein, chloroplastic-like, which translates to MIIFFLQSSITGFNGKFSRLIKISFNHVSGVRTQTRGNASFGVRCMAEEKQPQQPMTTSSSTPPPPAASQTPIATPTFPPRRAAPKKMSTKFGDLLAFSGPAPERINGRLAMIGFVAAMGVELARGTDVAAQLADGGLPWFVITSVVLSVASLIPLSQGVSVESKSDGLMSSSAEMWNGRVTMLGLVALVLTEVAKGGALI; encoded by the exons ATGATCATTTTCTTTCTCCAAAGCAGCATAACAGGATTTAACGGTAAATTTTCCCGTCTTATTAAGATCTCATTTAACCATGTCAGCGGTGTCCGAACCCAGACACGAGGAAATGCTAGCTTCGGTGTTCGTTGCATGGCTGAGGAAAAACAACCACAACAACCAATGACAACCAGTAGTTccactccaccaccaccagcagcatCACAGACTCCAATTGCAACTCCTACTTTTCCACCACGGCGTGCTGCACCAAAG AAGATGAGCACAAAGTTTGGCGATTTATTAGCATTCAGTGGTCCAGCACCGGAGAGAATTAACGGTAGACTTGCCATGATTGGGTTTGTTGCTGCTATGGGAGTAGAGCTTGCAAGAGGTACCGACGTCGCAGCACAATTGGCAGATGGGGGACTTCCATGGTTTGTGATAACTAGTGTTGTGCTATCAGTGGCCTCTCTTATACCATTGTCTCAAGGTGTCAGTGTTGAATCAAAGTCGGACGGTTTGATGTCTTCAAGTGCTGAAATGTGGAACGGCAGAGTTACAATGTTGGGTTTGGTCGCATTAGTGCTTACTGAGGTTGCAAAAGGTGGAGctctaatttaa